The following proteins are co-located in the Bacillus pumilus genome:
- the spoIIID gene encoding sporulation transcriptional regulator SpoIIID — MHDYIKERTIKIGKYIVETKKTVRVIAKEFGVSKSTVHKDLTERLPEINPDLANEVKEILDYHKSIRHLRGGEATKLKYKKEEILEGEPVKQ; from the coding sequence GTGCACGATTACATCAAAGAGCGAACAATCAAGATAGGAAAGTATATCGTGGAGACAAAGAAAACCGTTCGTGTTATTGCGAAAGAATTTGGAGTCTCTAAAAGTACTGTACACAAGGATCTAACAGAAAGACTGCCAGAAATTAATCCAGATCTGGCTAATGAAGTGAAGGAGATACTGGATTATCATAAATCAATCCGCCACTTGCGAGGAGGAGAAGCCACCAAGTTAAAGTATAAAAAAGAAGAAATTTTAGAAGGCGAGCCTGTGAAACAGTAA
- a CDS encoding Cof-type HAD-IIB family hydrolase, producing MQLIATDLDGTLLNSEHKVSQENEQALKEAAVNGIEVVVSTGRAYFDVKSIFDQLGMNTWVISANGAVIHDPSGQVYHSADLQEEKAKHILSWLEERDYYYEVFTNEAIFTPNHGRELLAIEMDRLKSANPETDQSVLKQAAEVQYSQSGFAYIDTYEELFREDQKLSFYNILGFSFFQDRLKAGWDTFGHDSELTVVSSADHNFEIGSKDASKGQALTRLAERLGIPLSQTAAVGDSLNDESMLQAAGLGVAMGNARKDIKEIADHVTLTNDEHGVAHMIRHLLK from the coding sequence ATTCAATTAATCGCAACGGATTTAGACGGTACTTTATTGAACAGTGAACACAAAGTGAGTCAGGAAAACGAGCAGGCATTAAAGGAAGCAGCAGTGAACGGGATTGAGGTTGTCGTTTCAACAGGAAGAGCGTATTTTGATGTGAAGTCTATTTTTGATCAGCTTGGTATGAATACGTGGGTGATTAGTGCAAATGGAGCTGTGATTCATGATCCAAGTGGACAAGTGTATCACTCAGCTGATTTACAAGAAGAAAAGGCCAAACACATATTATCATGGCTTGAGGAACGTGACTATTACTATGAAGTCTTTACGAATGAGGCCATTTTCACACCGAATCACGGCAGAGAGCTTCTTGCGATCGAAATGGATCGTTTAAAAAGTGCAAATCCAGAAACGGATCAAAGTGTTCTAAAGCAAGCGGCAGAAGTTCAATACAGCCAGTCGGGTTTTGCCTATATTGATACATATGAAGAATTGTTTCGTGAGGATCAAAAGCTTTCATTTTACAACATTTTAGGCTTCTCTTTCTTTCAAGACAGACTGAAAGCCGGATGGGATACATTTGGACATGATTCAGAGTTAACTGTGGTCAGTTCGGCTGATCATAACTTTGAGATTGGTTCAAAGGATGCGTCTAAAGGGCAGGCATTAACAAGGCTGGCAGAAAGGCTTGGTATCCCTTTAAGCCAGACAGCAGCTGTAGGAGACAGTTTAAATGACGAATCGATGCTTCAAGCAGCTGGTCTTGGGGTTGCGATGGGTAATGCAAGAAAGGATATAAAAGAAATAGCTGATCACGTCACGTTAACAAATGATGAACATGGTGTGGCGCATATGATTCGACATCTTTTGAAATAG
- a CDS encoding undecaprenyl-diphosphatase, whose product MNYELFKVIHGMAHHSEFLDQAMIFITKKAILVYALVLLICWFLGNHKFKKHVFFSGVTGIVALIVNFAITLFYYEERPFVAHKVDTLIPHSADASFPSDHTTGALALSLAIRSRNKKLGNILLVFGLLTGFSRIWVGHHYPLDVLGSLVVSIVVVFIMNKLWKFFDSPIDRIVTFYETMMGKIFRRKQKDQGSDLSNS is encoded by the coding sequence TTGAATTACGAATTGTTTAAAGTCATACACGGGATGGCTCATCATTCTGAGTTTTTAGATCAGGCCATGATTTTCATTACGAAAAAGGCCATTCTTGTGTATGCCCTTGTCTTATTGATATGCTGGTTTTTAGGTAATCACAAATTTAAGAAACATGTCTTCTTCTCCGGTGTAACAGGCATCGTGGCACTCATCGTCAATTTTGCTATTACACTGTTTTATTATGAAGAGCGGCCGTTTGTGGCGCATAAAGTCGACACACTCATCCCGCACTCAGCAGATGCTTCCTTCCCAAGTGACCATACAACAGGCGCACTGGCTCTTTCATTAGCCATTAGATCCCGTAATAAAAAGCTCGGCAACATTTTGCTCGTCTTTGGATTACTTACAGGGTTCTCCCGCATCTGGGTCGGGCACCATTATCCACTTGATGTCTTAGGCAGCTTGGTCGTATCGATTGTGGTTGTCTTTATCATGAATAAATTATGGAAGTTCTTTGACTCTCCAATTGATCGCATCGTGACGTTCTATGAGACAATGATGGGGAAAATATTCAGAAGGAAGCAAAAGGATCAGGGCTCTGACCTGTCCAATTCTTAA
- a CDS encoding MarR family winged helix-turn-helix transcriptional regulator, which produces MDTLNRECLHQIHQSARLLSKKANEALAAYDLYMSQWTVLFCLDTFGPKTQKDIWTYLNVEAPTITRTVTRLEANGWVKRVQGKDKRENLIVMTDDAKARFEEIKHTIEQFEEECLSDFTYEEKQLLHTLLHKLSTE; this is translated from the coding sequence ATGGATACGTTAAACAGAGAGTGTTTACATCAAATACATCAAAGCGCCAGGCTGCTGTCTAAAAAGGCGAACGAAGCGCTTGCTGCTTATGACTTGTACATGTCCCAGTGGACTGTACTTTTTTGTTTGGATACATTCGGCCCGAAAACACAAAAAGACATTTGGACATATTTGAACGTCGAAGCACCAACCATTACCAGAACCGTCACCCGTCTAGAAGCAAACGGCTGGGTGAAGCGCGTACAAGGAAAAGACAAACGTGAAAATCTCATCGTGATGACAGATGATGCAAAAGCTCGATTTGAAGAAATTAAGCACACGATAGAACAATTTGAAGAAGAATGTCTTTCAGACTTTACCTACGAAGAAAAACAACTCCTCCATACCCTTTTACACAAATTATCAACTGAATAG
- a CDS encoding tetratricopeptide repeat protein → MNFMSDKSIKKLLHSWYTMLKHRHFSKAEDIKTTLSKHKRKLSKKLELYLHYQLMLFRHQLWMNQTEDLEKLKHELMLHKDQMNEELQYYFYFFLGLYESLNSDQNDAIHYLEKAEGRLPLLNDELEEAEFHFRTSGVYYNNRYSLLSIRHIQKAMDIFAKHGDIHSIYRCKIVLALNFSDQKKYEEAEAIFIEIIEYVKMIDDQELLGIVYYDAGFIQSRQNRHKVALEYFKKALRLPAYRKSAHSYVSCLYETVRSCFKENLTDEGMKYIQKGLKEAVASQFDILRIKFQILFLLYSETPKADEQIATLVTCLERKEAWIDLEDLLADVSDFYKKKGDFERAAFFIMRG, encoded by the coding sequence ATGAATTTTATGAGCGATAAATCCATTAAAAAACTTCTCCATTCGTGGTATACAATGCTAAAGCATCGACATTTTTCGAAGGCTGAAGATATCAAAACAACTCTATCAAAACATAAACGTAAATTATCAAAGAAACTGGAGCTTTATTTACATTATCAACTCATGCTATTCCGTCATCAGCTCTGGATGAATCAGACAGAGGACTTAGAAAAACTCAAACATGAACTGATGCTCCATAAGGATCAAATGAACGAAGAACTGCAATATTATTTTTACTTCTTTCTCGGACTATACGAATCTTTAAACAGCGATCAAAATGACGCCATTCATTATCTTGAAAAGGCAGAAGGACGCCTTCCCTTACTAAACGATGAGCTGGAGGAAGCAGAATTCCATTTTCGTACAAGTGGTGTTTATTATAACAACCGCTACTCGTTGTTATCGATTCGTCATATTCAAAAAGCCATGGATATCTTCGCCAAGCACGGGGATATCCATAGCATTTATCGTTGTAAAATTGTGCTCGCCCTTAACTTTAGCGACCAAAAGAAATATGAGGAAGCAGAAGCTATTTTCATTGAGATTATCGAATACGTGAAAATGATTGATGACCAAGAACTGCTTGGAATCGTTTATTATGATGCTGGTTTTATTCAATCAAGACAAAACCGCCATAAGGTAGCACTAGAATACTTTAAAAAAGCGCTTCGTCTCCCAGCATACCGGAAGTCCGCGCACTCCTACGTATCGTGTCTCTACGAAACTGTGCGTTCCTGTTTTAAAGAAAATTTAACAGATGAAGGAATGAAATATATACAAAAAGGGCTAAAAGAAGCGGTTGCTTCTCAGTTTGATATATTAAGAATCAAGTTCCAAATCCTATTCCTTCTCTACAGCGAAACGCCCAAAGCAGATGAGCAGATTGCCACGCTCGTCACATGTCTTGAACGAAAAGAAGCCTGGATTGATCTTGAGGATCTACTTGCAGATGTCTCAGATTTTTATAAAAAAAAGGGCGACTTTGAGAGAGCCGCCTTTTTTATCATGAGAGGCTGA
- a CDS encoding MFS transporter — protein MNERIWTRDFIMIVLVNLFTFTSFYALLTLLPIYTMDELNGTETQGGLLVTVFLLSAIVTRPFSGAIIEKFGKKRMAIFSSTAFALLTYLYIPIDQFQPLLMLRFVQGIFFSILTTVASAIAADMIPKNKRGEGLGYFVMSMNLAVVIGPFIALNQVGKVGFHSLFLLFSIIVTIGAAFTIMIRQPEPENGGSVVFRFTFSHLFEKGALKTAAVGIIISFCYSPIISFISVYANSLHLMDASSYFFIVFAAAMLGSRPFTGRLFDRVGPHIVIYPSIALFAIGLWMLTATHSATMLLLSGAVIGLGYGSLVPCLQTLAIQHSPAHRTGYATATFFTLYDTGIAAGSFVFGLLVSFTDFSNVYLIAGIVVLLSMGVFYWSERKPQEAKAQKVSLSE, from the coding sequence ATGAACGAACGCATTTGGACGAGAGACTTTATCATGATTGTCCTGGTGAATTTATTTACATTCACCTCTTTTTATGCCCTTTTGACATTGTTGCCCATTTACACAATGGATGAACTAAATGGAACAGAAACACAGGGCGGACTCCTTGTGACGGTCTTCTTATTATCCGCCATTGTGACGAGACCGTTTTCCGGAGCCATTATTGAGAAATTCGGCAAAAAACGCATGGCAATTTTCTCTTCAACGGCTTTTGCCTTACTCACTTATTTATACATTCCGATTGATCAATTCCAACCGCTGCTCATGCTGCGTTTTGTACAAGGAATCTTTTTTAGCATTTTGACGACAGTAGCGAGTGCCATTGCTGCCGATATGATCCCGAAAAACAAACGCGGGGAAGGCTTAGGATACTTTGTGATGTCAATGAACCTCGCAGTGGTCATTGGTCCGTTTATCGCACTGAATCAAGTAGGAAAAGTAGGATTCCATTCCTTATTCCTTCTCTTTTCCATCATCGTGACCATCGGAGCAGCTTTTACTATCATGATTAGACAGCCAGAGCCCGAAAACGGAGGAAGCGTCGTCTTTCGATTCACTTTTTCTCACCTGTTTGAAAAAGGTGCATTAAAAACAGCGGCAGTCGGAATCATTATTTCCTTCTGTTATTCGCCAATCATTTCATTTATTTCAGTTTATGCCAATTCACTTCATCTGATGGATGCAAGCAGTTATTTTTTCATTGTTTTTGCGGCTGCGATGCTTGGATCACGTCCGTTTACAGGCAGACTTTTTGACCGAGTAGGACCTCACATTGTGATCTATCCATCCATTGCCCTTTTTGCAATAGGTTTATGGATGCTGACGGCTACACATTCAGCGACAATGCTTCTTTTATCAGGCGCTGTGATTGGCCTTGGCTATGGATCTTTGGTGCCTTGTTTGCAAACACTAGCGATTCAGCACTCTCCAGCTCACCGTACGGGCTATGCAACGGCCACTTTCTTTACACTATATGATACTGGCATTGCTGCTGGTTCATTTGTATTTGGTCTTCTTGTCAGCTTCACAGACTTCTCAAATGTGTATCTCATTGCAGGCATCGTTGTCTTGCTAAGCATGGGCGTTTTTTACTGGAGCGAACGAAAACCCCAAGAAGCAAAAGCACAAAAGGTCTCACTATCAGAATAG
- the fabZ gene encoding 3-hydroxyacyl-ACP dehydratase FabZ, with amino-acid sequence MLDAQQIQEIIPHRYPFLLVDRILEVEGEKKAVGIKNVTVNEEFFNGHFPGYPVMPGVLIVEALAQVFGVIMLGKEENKGKIGLFAGIDGCRFKRQVKPGDQLRLEVEVTRLRGPVAKGKAVATVDGEVACEAELTFSIGPKVS; translated from the coding sequence ATGCTTGATGCTCAGCAAATTCAAGAGATTATTCCACACCGTTACCCATTCTTATTGGTCGACCGTATTTTAGAGGTTGAAGGTGAGAAAAAAGCGGTTGGGATTAAAAATGTCACAGTCAATGAAGAATTCTTTAACGGTCATTTCCCAGGATATCCAGTCATGCCGGGTGTACTTATTGTGGAAGCACTCGCACAGGTTTTTGGAGTGATTATGTTAGGCAAAGAAGAAAACAAAGGGAAGATTGGTTTATTCGCAGGGATTGACGGCTGCCGATTCAAAAGACAGGTCAAGCCTGGAGATCAGCTTCGTTTAGAGGTTGAAGTGACGCGTCTCCGTGGTCCTGTCGCAAAAGGAAAAGCGGTAGCTACAGTAGATGGCGAAGTTGCATGTGAAGCAGAACTTACATTTTCTATCGGTCCTAAAGTATCATGA
- the mscL gene encoding large conductance mechanosensitive channel protein MscL, with translation MLKEFREFAVKGNVIDLAVGVIIGGAFGKIVTSLVNDLIMPLVGIIIGGHDFSDLAIKIGDAQILYGNFIQTVVDFLIISFSIFIFIRYLNKLKRKKVEEEEVVETPDQTEVLLTEIRDLLKNQSQSKDVQ, from the coding sequence ATGCTGAAAGAATTTAGAGAGTTTGCAGTCAAGGGGAATGTCATTGACTTGGCTGTAGGTGTCATCATTGGGGGAGCATTTGGCAAAATTGTCACTTCTCTTGTGAATGATTTGATCATGCCGCTTGTCGGTATTATTATTGGGGGGCATGATTTTAGCGATTTAGCCATTAAAATCGGAGATGCTCAAATTTTGTATGGTAACTTCATTCAAACAGTGGTTGATTTCTTGATTATCTCGTTTTCCATTTTTATCTTTATTCGTTATTTGAATAAATTAAAACGGAAAAAGGTAGAGGAAGAAGAGGTTGTGGAAACACCAGATCAAACAGAAGTTTTACTAACTGAAATTAGAGATCTATTGAAAAATCAAAGCCAATCTAAAGATGTGCAATAG
- a CDS encoding PAS domain-containing protein, giving the protein MALESYKSENLHLIKEALDYTQVGLTVTDPSLPDNPLIYVNKGFLDMTGYQEAEVLGKNCRFLQGDETEQIALKQIRTAIENKEAVTVQLKNHKKSGQMFWNELSVAPLWIDENEGKRLYFVGLQKDVTKEKEQQELLEQSIDEVLNISVPIVPVKDGISVLPIIGTLTAPRFDKIISTVSTYISQSKDDYFIVDLSGLLEVDSFVADAIFKLNDLILMTGTELIVTGIKPNLAMKMGEMKEDFRDLNTYMNVKSALKKLQI; this is encoded by the coding sequence ATGGCGCTGGAATCTTATAAGTCCGAAAATCTTCATTTAATCAAGGAAGCCTTAGACTATACTCAGGTTGGCCTGACGGTGACGGACCCGTCTTTACCTGATAATCCTTTAATATATGTGAACAAGGGCTTTTTAGATATGACAGGCTATCAAGAAGCAGAAGTACTAGGGAAGAATTGTCGTTTCCTTCAAGGAGATGAAACTGAGCAAATCGCTTTAAAGCAAATTAGAACAGCCATTGAGAACAAAGAGGCTGTCACTGTTCAGCTGAAAAATCACAAAAAATCTGGACAAATGTTTTGGAACGAGTTAAGTGTGGCTCCTCTTTGGATTGATGAGAATGAAGGAAAACGTCTTTATTTCGTTGGTCTGCAAAAAGATGTTACGAAAGAGAAGGAACAGCAGGAGCTTCTTGAGCAATCGATTGATGAAGTGCTCAATATTTCTGTCCCTATTGTTCCGGTGAAGGATGGTATCTCTGTGTTACCGATCATTGGTACGTTAACAGCGCCAAGATTTGATAAAATCATCTCAACGGTCTCCACCTATATCTCTCAATCCAAGGATGATTATTTTATTGTGGATCTGTCTGGTTTATTAGAGGTGGATTCATTTGTGGCAGATGCGATCTTTAAGCTGAACGATTTGATTTTAATGACTGGCACTGAACTGATTGTGACAGGAATTAAACCAAATCTTGCGATGAAAATGGGAGAAATGAAAGAGGACTTCCGTGATTTGAATACGTATATGAACGTGAAATCTGCATTGAAAAAGCTGCAAATTTAA
- a CDS encoding flagellar hook-basal body protein: MLKGLYTATSAMIAQERRTEMLSNNIANANTPGYKADEGAMRAFPEMLLSRMESGRFQASSGKGFNVPQQTPIGGINTGTYMQELIPQFTQGTLKTTDQTTDVALVENNVPINPETNQKSALFYAVNTPEGVRYTKSSSITLNAQNQLTIGGRALLSVTGQPITVQSENFKVNADGTVSENGQNLGQIDVRVAMDTRNLAREGNDLYRTADNQPLPSAVNNGQMSYTLSQGVSELSNVDVTKSYTEMTTAYRAFETNQKVVQAYDKSLEKAVNEIGRVY; encoded by the coding sequence GTGTTAAAAGGACTATACACCGCAACATCTGCCATGATCGCTCAAGAGCGGCGGACAGAAATGCTTTCAAATAATATCGCAAATGCAAATACACCAGGGTATAAAGCTGATGAAGGGGCAATGCGGGCGTTTCCAGAGATGCTGCTGAGCCGAATGGAATCAGGACGTTTCCAAGCATCCTCAGGCAAAGGCTTTAATGTCCCGCAACAAACGCCGATTGGTGGAATTAATACTGGGACATATATGCAGGAACTGATCCCTCAATTTACACAAGGAACATTAAAAACAACGGATCAAACAACTGATGTCGCATTAGTAGAAAATAATGTGCCAATCAACCCGGAGACAAATCAAAAATCAGCGCTGTTTTATGCCGTCAACACACCAGAAGGCGTTCGTTATACGAAAAGTAGTTCCATTACATTGAACGCACAAAATCAGTTGACCATTGGTGGCCGTGCCCTTCTTTCAGTGACTGGTCAGCCGATTACAGTTCAGAGTGAGAATTTCAAAGTGAACGCAGATGGTACTGTAAGTGAAAATGGACAAAATCTCGGGCAAATCGATGTACGTGTCGCAATGGACACAAGAAATCTTGCGCGTGAAGGAAATGATTTATACCGTACGGCTGATAACCAGCCCCTTCCAAGTGCAGTAAATAACGGTCAAATGTCCTATACGTTAAGTCAAGGTGTATCAGAGCTGTCGAACGTTGATGTGACAAAATCATATACAGAAATGACAACAGCCTATCGAGCATTCGAAACAAACCAAAAAGTTGTTCAGGCGTATGATAAAAGCTTAGAAAAAGCTGTGAATGAAATCGGAAGAGTATACTAA
- the mbl gene encoding cell shape-determining protein Mbl, whose translation MFARDIGIDLGTANVLIHVKGKGIVLNEPSVVALDKNSGKVLAVGEEARRMVGRTPGNIVAIRPLKDGVIADFEVTEAMLKHFINKLNVKGLFSKPRMLICCPTNITSVEQKAIKEAAEKSGGKHVFLEEEPKVAAIGAGMDIFQPSGNMVVDIGGGTTDIAVISMGDIVTASSIKMAGDKFDLEILNYIKKEYKLLIGERTSEDIKIQVATVFPDARNEEISIRGRDMVTGLPRTITVTSKEVEEALRESVSAIVQAAKQVLERTPPELSADIIDRGVIITGGGGLLNGLDQLLAEELKVPVFVAENPMDCVAVGTGVMLDNMDKLPKRKLS comes from the coding sequence ATGTTTGCTAGGGATATTGGAATTGATCTTGGTACTGCCAATGTACTGATTCATGTCAAAGGAAAAGGAATTGTGTTGAATGAACCATCTGTAGTAGCACTTGACAAAAATAGCGGGAAAGTACTGGCTGTTGGAGAAGAGGCTAGACGTATGGTTGGACGTACGCCTGGGAATATTGTTGCGATTCGACCATTAAAAGATGGCGTAATTGCTGATTTTGAAGTAACGGAAGCAATGCTCAAGCATTTTATTAACAAATTAAATGTAAAAGGGCTGTTCTCTAAGCCTCGTATGCTCATCTGCTGCCCAACAAACATTACATCTGTTGAGCAAAAGGCGATCAAAGAAGCTGCTGAAAAAAGCGGCGGGAAGCATGTATTTCTTGAAGAAGAGCCAAAAGTAGCAGCCATTGGTGCTGGTATGGACATTTTTCAGCCAAGTGGAAACATGGTCGTAGATATTGGAGGCGGAACGACAGATATTGCTGTCATCTCTATGGGTGACATTGTAACCGCCTCTTCTATTAAAATGGCTGGAGACAAATTTGATCTGGAAATTTTGAATTACATTAAAAAAGAGTACAAGCTGTTGATCGGTGAGCGTACATCAGAGGATATTAAGATCCAAGTTGCAACGGTATTCCCAGACGCACGTAACGAAGAGATTTCGATTCGTGGACGAGACATGGTGACAGGATTACCAAGAACGATTACCGTCACAAGCAAAGAAGTAGAAGAAGCATTACGTGAATCTGTATCTGCGATTGTTCAGGCAGCGAAGCAAGTTCTTGAGAGAACACCGCCCGAATTATCAGCTGATATCATCGATCGCGGAGTCATCATTACAGGTGGCGGAGGTCTTCTAAACGGGCTTGATCAATTGCTTGCAGAAGAGCTGAAAGTACCAGTTTTCGTTGCTGAAAATCCTATGGACTGTGTAGCAGTTGGTACTGGCGTGATGCTTGATAATATGGACAAGCTGCCAAAGCGTAAACTCAGCTAA
- a CDS encoding YwpF-like family protein, whose amino-acid sequence MKTFRLIDLKIELDPKQDKMSSIPLRDGLIINKEDGENHWMIEALIPKKHRQVFEVLFQQHTEVKILVTITKENNRPVHLSVQVKNIVALEENISVLLDGKMITNRYRTETEEVLKDLVKEGLSGEKLLDAFKQNT is encoded by the coding sequence ATGAAAACCTTTAGGCTGATTGATCTCAAAATCGAACTTGATCCAAAGCAAGATAAAATGTCCAGCATTCCCCTTCGTGACGGTTTAATCATTAATAAAGAAGACGGTGAAAATCACTGGATGATCGAGGCACTCATTCCAAAGAAGCATAGACAAGTGTTTGAGGTGCTCTTTCAGCAGCACACAGAAGTGAAGATTCTCGTGACGATCACAAAAGAAAACAACCGCCCTGTTCATCTATCTGTCCAAGTCAAAAACATCGTTGCCTTAGAAGAAAACATTTCTGTGTTACTCGATGGTAAAATGATTACAAATCGTTACAGAACAGAAACCGAAGAAGTATTAAAAGACCTCGTCAAAGAGGGGCTTTCAGGAGAAAAACTGCTGGATGCTTTTAAACAAAACACATAA
- a CDS encoding flagellar hook-basal body protein — protein MIRTMINAAVSMNEVQKQLDIISNNIANSETTGYRAKNTRFSELVRQQFNQVDEKNEQVANSRLTPAGLRLGTGTMVNASINSLQGSIKETGRDLDVAFGAPSQYLQVNASGNIRYTRDGSLYLQPGNNRNQVQLVTSEGHPILDENGNAIVLNANFRDISIDKNGRLTAISRDNQPNQQVNLGVVQVNNSSALISEGENLFSVDGNYQGALTALNGANRQAIQLQQGALETSNVDMSKELTDLMTTQRSYQMNSRTITMGDQMLGLVNTIR, from the coding sequence ATGATTAGAACGATGATTAATGCAGCTGTGTCGATGAACGAGGTGCAAAAGCAGCTTGATATCATCAGTAACAACATTGCCAACAGTGAAACAACAGGATATCGTGCGAAAAACACCCGATTCTCAGAGCTGGTCAGACAGCAGTTTAATCAGGTAGATGAAAAAAATGAGCAGGTGGCAAACAGTCGTCTGACACCTGCTGGGCTACGGCTTGGAACTGGTACAATGGTCAATGCATCCATTAACTCATTGCAAGGCTCTATTAAAGAAACAGGCCGTGATCTTGATGTTGCATTTGGGGCGCCATCGCAGTATTTGCAGGTCAATGCCAGCGGTAATATCCGTTACACAAGAGACGGTTCTCTTTATTTACAGCCAGGCAATAACCGTAACCAAGTTCAGCTGGTTACAAGTGAAGGCCATCCGATTCTTGATGAAAACGGAAATGCGATCGTCTTAAATGCTAATTTTCGTGATATTTCCATTGATAAAAATGGACGGCTCACGGCTATTTCTAGAGATAATCAACCGAATCAGCAGGTGAATCTAGGCGTTGTACAAGTCAATAATTCTTCAGCACTCATCTCTGAAGGAGAGAATTTGTTCTCAGTAGACGGTAATTATCAAGGCGCATTAACGGCACTGAATGGGGCAAACCGCCAAGCCATTCAGCTTCAGCAAGGTGCACTTGAAACCTCAAATGTGGACATGTCTAAAGAATTAACTGATTTAATGACAACACAGCGCTCTTATCAGATGAACTCAAGAACCATTACGATGGGTGATCAGATGCTGGGATTAGTGAATACGATTAGATAA